A part of Melittangium boletus DSM 14713 genomic DNA contains:
- the nadE gene encoding NAD(+) synthase, whose product MKFSKQVLDMDWEAKAASLSEGLREAVLKKLRRRGLVVAVSGGIDSACVAALAVRALGPDRVFGLLLPERDSSGLSSTLGRELCEKLGIPYTLHDIAPMLEAAGCYQQRDDAVRSVFPEFQPDMKWKIVMHGDRLNTDALNVFYVVVRVNGEEKRFRLTPRAYVQIVAATNFKQRVRKMMEYFHADRLSFAVSGTPNRLEYDQGFFVKLGDGSADVKPIASLYKTQTYKLARHLGVIDGILNREPTTDTFSLEQSQEDFYFSVHYSQLDLLMWAKNHGMSPEEVSAEMGLTPKQVQRVFDDIDQKRRTTAYLHSAPLLLEPVPELAPYKIS is encoded by the coding sequence ATGAAGTTCTCCAAGCAGGTGTTGGACATGGACTGGGAGGCCAAGGCGGCCTCGCTCTCCGAGGGGCTGCGCGAGGCGGTGCTGAAGAAGCTGCGGCGGCGCGGGCTGGTGGTGGCCGTGTCGGGCGGCATCGACTCGGCATGCGTGGCGGCGCTGGCGGTGCGCGCGCTGGGGCCGGACCGCGTCTTCGGCCTGCTGCTGCCGGAGCGGGACTCCAGCGGCCTCTCCTCCACGCTGGGCCGTGAGCTCTGCGAGAAGCTGGGCATCCCGTACACGCTGCACGACATCGCGCCCATGCTGGAGGCGGCCGGCTGCTACCAGCAGCGGGACGACGCGGTGCGCTCGGTGTTCCCCGAGTTCCAGCCGGACATGAAGTGGAAGATCGTCATGCACGGCGACCGGCTGAACACGGACGCGCTGAACGTCTTCTACGTGGTGGTGCGGGTGAACGGAGAGGAGAAGCGCTTCCGGCTGACACCGCGGGCGTATGTGCAGATCGTCGCGGCCACCAACTTCAAACAGCGCGTGCGCAAGATGATGGAGTACTTCCACGCGGACCGGCTGAGCTTCGCGGTCTCCGGCACGCCGAACCGGCTGGAGTACGATCAGGGCTTCTTCGTGAAGCTGGGGGACGGCTCGGCGGACGTGAAGCCCATTGCCAGCCTCTACAAGACGCAGACATACAAGCTGGCCCGCCACCTGGGGGTCATCGACGGCATCCTCAACCGCGAGCCCACCACGGACACATTCAGCCTGGAGCAGTCACAGGAGGACTTCTACTTCTCCGTGCACTACTCGCAGTTGGATCTCCTCATGTGGGCGAAGAACCACGGCATGTCGCCCGAAGAGGTCTCCGCTGAGATGGGCCTGACGCCCAAGCAGGTGCAGCGCGTGTTCGACGACATCGACCAGAAGCGCCGCACCACGGCCTACCTCCACTCGGCCCCGTTGCTGCTGGAACCGGTACCGGAGCTGGCGCCGTACAAGATTTCCTGA
- a CDS encoding NADAR family protein translates to MAEVINFYSVTDDYGWCSNFAPYPIKARGKMWPTTEHFFQAQKFENDSDQEEIRRANSPMLAARMGRDRKRKLRSDWESVKVAVMREALQAKFSQHEELARLLESTGDAKLVEHTENDNYWGDGGDGRGGNMLGRLLMELREAARKA, encoded by the coding sequence ATGGCCGAAGTGATCAACTTCTACAGCGTGACGGACGACTACGGGTGGTGCTCGAATTTCGCGCCCTATCCCATCAAGGCCCGGGGGAAGATGTGGCCCACCACCGAGCACTTCTTCCAGGCCCAGAAGTTCGAGAATGATTCGGACCAGGAGGAGATCCGCCGGGCCAACTCGCCAATGCTCGCGGCGCGCATGGGGAGGGATCGCAAGCGCAAGCTCCGCTCCGACTGGGAGTCGGTGAAGGTGGCGGTGATGCGGGAAGCCCTCCAGGCGAAGTTCTCGCAGCACGAGGAGCTTGCCCGCCTGCTCGAGTCCACTGGCGATGCGAAGCTGGTGGAGCACACCGAGAACGACAACTATTGGGGTGACGGCGGAGACGGCCGCGGCGGCAACATGCTGGGCCGCCTCCTCATGGAACTGCGCGAGGCCGCCAGGAAGGCATAG
- a CDS encoding IPT/TIG domain-containing protein translates to MSRFWGFFLTVTALTLGGCGDARPVSDASRGEARQGLAAPTFTSFSPTSGRAWSSTITLTGTGLTGTRVVRFNGVATEFTVNSDTRVSADVPYGATSGPITLVTDSGSVSSPASFTVLPEPEPTGFSPRYGTAGTPVTLTGNNLTGATEVSFDGVDATSFTVVDSTRITATVPPGATTGELRVYTPGGSTSFGVFTVLGSAVPTLTSFSPASSGEGKRVTLTGTGFTGATSVSFNGADVSSIYVESDTSLYVYVPTGASTGRLRVYNSRGVGVSSSDFTVLPAPRITGFSPTSGPVGTVITLNGSGFTGATDVRLGNTPLAVTPQSDTQLTVTLPAGTLSGTFRVDTPGGRATSDSRFAVQSSNGPTLSSFTPNTGWVGTSVTLNGSNFTGTTEVSFNGTPATNFSLSGDTRLYVDVPSGATSGSIRVVNTKGQVGSPPFTVMAAPTLTGFSPASGAVGTVVTLTGSGFAGSTSVRFGSEYANVTVVSATQLTAIVPPRASSGPLHVSVAGQSLTSPESFTVLGGAVPTLTRFSPVSGEAGTQVTLDGSFFTGVSRVEFNGVPASSVSLTSDGRLSASVPPGASTGPLRVVTNAGAVTSSTPFTVLSKPVITGFTPARGTLGSTVTLTGTGFTRVRRVWFAPSLDATFLVDSDTEMKLIVPLGAITGRITLIAGSVSYSDGEFVVDANSAPTLTRISPSAGGVDTSVSLSGSGFTGTTRVSFNGIPARYFSSSGDGALSVWVPPGATSGPIQVINSVGSATSSTSFTVLPPPAVTGLSPASGAAGTRVTLTGTGFTGTSTVRFGVISASRFEVLSDTQMTADVPSGAVSGPVTIHGAAGDSLTSVDFSVVSGCAPFLTGFSPESGGSNVTVTVRGGCFTGTTQVSLQGIPARFSMGSDEVLYLWAPDGATSGPISVRNSMGTATSSQPFTVVPGPVITRISPTSGPPGTQVTVTGTGLARTSWASVTGGLTASYQVLGDTQVVITIPWGGRSGPLSLTTSHGSASSTESFTLQSMNAPTLTGFAPARAGPGTEVLIEGSGFTGLTEVRFNGVKAELFSYNGSDTRLFVVVPPGATTGPITVVNTLGSATSSASLIVDSGSAVSLTGISPARAPVGATVELSGTNLSGCQALFPGLSRGASVLSNTGTRMRVVVPESAASGYLQVRCATGAAWIDFELAPPPRITGISPSSGPSTGGTRVSLTGTGFEPGATVSFGGVAASGVTVVDAEHLSATTPAHAVGVVDVAVSNPSGSRTTLGGGFTYEKAPAPVLTGVAPGSGPTRGGSALTLTGSRFVAGARVTLGSVEATDVTVVSANTLTATAPAHAVGAVDVAVIHPDGQSAVLAKGFTYLAPPTISSVTPDEGESNGGQRVTISGSGFRTGVKVRFGGAEAAGVSVLGDTSLSAFTPVHAPGIVEVEVENADGQSATRGGGFTYVASSGPYLVSVNPNTGVSSGGEPFTLRGGYFAPGATVSMGGASATSITVVDSTTLTGSTPAHAPGTVDVVVRNPDGQTATLGGAFTYSLSPAPTVTGLGPSEGTSNGGTRIFLTGRYFVPGITVLVGGVPATEVYVNDATSLAATTPAHAPGTVDVVVRNPDGQTGTLENGFTYVAAPAPGVSGISPGSGPSSGGTRVTLTGSHFAPGATVLIGGARATEVTWGASHSLTATTSARAAGTVDVVVRNPDGQQATLPGAYTYEPTPAPTLAAINPGHGPATGGTRVTLTGAHFAPGAQVLLGDVAALAVSVTSATSLSATTSAHAPGKVDVVVRNADGQRATLTGAFTYDVPPPPTVISVAPGSGLSTGGARVTVTGTGFGPGASVRFGGGTASGVTVTSDTSLSAILPPHTPGKVDVVVRNTDGQEGALLGGFTYEAAPAPKLMWLSPGRGSSNGGTMVTLSGGNFAPGARVTFGGVAAPVVEVNSPSSLTATTPPHAAGWVAVTVSNPDGQGATLPGAFTYEAAPPPVLSSVSPAAGPSRGGTSVTLRGSGFAPGATVRFGGVAATSVLVVSGTSLSTLSPAHAPGQVDVEVINPDGARAVQAGGFLYEVDGPPTISSVSPDTGSTKGGTVITVRGINFASNTRVTLGGADATNVVVASPTSLTATTPPHATPETVDVSVLNPDGTNSRLEKSFTYTEEPRPDEGEDNGGGCGGCTGGPGLPGIASFLLLGLTPRLRRRVSRR, encoded by the coding sequence ATGTCACGGTTCTGGGGATTCTTCCTGACGGTCACGGCGCTGACGTTGGGCGGATGTGGGGACGCGCGTCCGGTCTCGGATGCATCTCGAGGAGAGGCTCGTCAGGGACTGGCCGCTCCGACCTTCACGAGCTTCAGCCCGACCAGTGGAAGAGCCTGGTCGAGCACCATCACCCTGACCGGCACCGGCCTCACCGGGACGCGGGTGGTGCGCTTCAACGGCGTGGCCACCGAATTCACGGTCAACAGCGATACGCGGGTGTCGGCGGACGTGCCCTATGGCGCGACCTCCGGACCCATCACCCTCGTCACGGACTCGGGCTCGGTGAGCTCCCCGGCCTCCTTCACGGTGCTTCCAGAGCCGGAGCCCACCGGTTTCTCGCCGCGGTATGGAACCGCCGGCACCCCGGTCACCCTCACCGGCAACAACCTGACGGGCGCGACGGAGGTCAGCTTCGACGGGGTCGACGCCACCTCCTTCACGGTGGTCGACAGCACCCGCATCACCGCCACGGTTCCACCGGGCGCGACGACCGGAGAGCTGCGGGTGTACACGCCGGGCGGGTCCACCTCTTTCGGTGTCTTCACCGTGCTCGGCAGCGCCGTGCCCACCCTCACGTCCTTCAGCCCGGCCTCCTCGGGCGAGGGGAAGCGCGTCACCCTCACCGGGACGGGCTTCACGGGGGCCACCTCGGTGAGCTTCAACGGAGCCGATGTTTCCTCGATCTACGTGGAGAGCGACACCAGCCTCTACGTCTACGTCCCCACGGGCGCGTCCACCGGCCGTCTCCGGGTGTACAACTCGCGGGGAGTGGGGGTCTCGTCGTCCGACTTCACCGTCCTGCCCGCCCCTCGCATCACCGGCTTCAGTCCCACGTCCGGCCCCGTGGGTACGGTCATTACCCTGAACGGCAGTGGCTTCACCGGTGCCACGGACGTCCGCCTGGGGAACACGCCACTGGCCGTCACCCCCCAGAGCGATACCCAGCTCACCGTCACCCTCCCGGCCGGGACCCTGAGCGGAACCTTCCGCGTCGACACGCCAGGAGGACGGGCCACCTCCGACTCCCGCTTCGCCGTGCAGAGCAGCAACGGCCCCACCCTGAGCAGCTTCACTCCGAATACCGGCTGGGTCGGCACCAGCGTCACCCTCAACGGCTCGAACTTCACCGGGACCACGGAGGTCAGCTTCAACGGCACGCCCGCGACGAACTTCTCGCTCAGTGGCGACACGCGCCTCTATGTCGACGTTCCGAGCGGCGCCACCAGTGGCTCCATCCGCGTGGTGAACACGAAGGGGCAAGTGGGCTCGCCTCCTTTCACCGTCATGGCGGCGCCCACGCTCACCGGATTCAGCCCCGCGAGCGGCGCGGTGGGGACCGTGGTGACGCTCACCGGCAGCGGCTTCGCGGGGTCCACGTCCGTGCGGTTCGGGAGCGAGTACGCGAATGTCACCGTGGTGAGCGCCACGCAGCTGACCGCCATCGTTCCGCCGAGAGCCTCGTCGGGGCCATTGCATGTCTCCGTGGCGGGTCAGTCGCTCACCTCTCCGGAGAGCTTCACGGTGCTCGGCGGCGCCGTGCCCACCCTCACCCGTTTCTCCCCGGTGAGCGGTGAAGCGGGCACCCAGGTCACCCTCGATGGGTCGTTCTTCACGGGAGTGAGCCGGGTCGAGTTCAACGGAGTCCCGGCGTCATCCGTGTCCCTCACGAGCGATGGGCGGCTGAGTGCGTCCGTGCCGCCCGGTGCCAGCACCGGCCCCCTCCGGGTCGTCACCAACGCGGGGGCGGTCACCTCGAGCACGCCCTTCACCGTGCTCTCGAAGCCGGTCATCACCGGCTTCACTCCCGCGCGCGGCACCCTCGGCAGCACGGTGACGCTCACCGGCACCGGCTTCACCCGGGTCCGCCGGGTGTGGTTCGCTCCGTCACTGGACGCCACCTTCCTGGTGGACAGCGACACCGAGATGAAGCTCATCGTCCCTCTCGGGGCGATCACCGGGCGCATCACGCTCATCGCCGGGTCCGTCAGCTACTCCGATGGCGAGTTCGTCGTGGATGCCAACAGCGCGCCCACCCTCACGCGCATCAGCCCCTCGGCGGGCGGCGTCGACACGAGCGTCTCCCTCTCCGGCTCGGGGTTCACCGGCACCACGCGGGTGAGCTTCAACGGCATCCCGGCGAGGTACTTCTCCTCGTCCGGCGATGGCGCGTTGAGCGTCTGGGTGCCGCCCGGAGCCACGAGCGGGCCCATCCAGGTCATCAACTCCGTGGGCAGCGCCACGTCCAGCACCTCCTTCACGGTCCTCCCACCACCCGCCGTGACAGGCCTCTCACCGGCGAGTGGCGCGGCCGGAACCCGGGTGACGCTCACCGGCACGGGCTTCACCGGCACCAGCACCGTGCGCTTTGGAGTCATCTCCGCCTCCCGGTTCGAGGTGCTGAGCGACACCCAGATGACCGCCGACGTGCCGAGCGGAGCGGTCTCCGGGCCCGTGACGATCCACGGAGCGGCGGGCGACTCCCTGACTTCCGTGGACTTCTCCGTGGTGAGCGGCTGTGCGCCCTTCCTCACCGGGTTCTCTCCGGAATCCGGTGGGTCGAACGTGACCGTCACGGTGCGGGGTGGCTGCTTCACTGGGACGACCCAGGTGAGCCTCCAGGGCATCCCTGCCCGGTTCAGCATGGGCTCCGACGAGGTCCTCTACCTCTGGGCACCCGATGGAGCGACCTCGGGTCCCATCTCGGTGCGGAACTCGATGGGCACCGCCACGTCGAGCCAGCCTTTCACGGTGGTGCCAGGACCGGTCATCACCCGCATCTCGCCCACGAGCGGCCCGCCCGGCACCCAGGTGACGGTCACCGGGACAGGACTCGCCAGGACGTCCTGGGCGAGCGTGACGGGGGGCCTCACGGCCTCCTACCAGGTCCTCGGCGACACGCAGGTCGTCATCACCATCCCCTGGGGTGGGCGCTCGGGTCCCCTCTCGCTCACGACGAGCCATGGCAGTGCGTCCTCGACGGAGAGCTTCACCCTCCAGTCCATGAACGCGCCCACCCTCACCGGCTTTGCCCCGGCCCGGGCCGGCCCCGGGACAGAGGTCCTCATCGAGGGCTCCGGCTTCACCGGGCTCACCGAGGTCCGCTTCAACGGGGTGAAGGCGGAGCTCTTCTCGTACAACGGGAGTGACACGCGGCTGTTCGTCGTGGTGCCTCCGGGAGCCACCACCGGACCCATCACCGTGGTGAACACCCTGGGCAGCGCCACGTCCTCGGCCAGCCTCATCGTCGACTCCGGAAGCGCGGTGTCGCTCACCGGCATCAGCCCCGCCCGGGCCCCGGTGGGCGCCACCGTCGAGCTGTCCGGCACGAACCTGTCCGGGTGCCAGGCCCTCTTCCCCGGCCTCTCCCGTGGAGCCAGCGTCCTCTCCAACACGGGGACGCGGATGCGGGTCGTCGTGCCGGAGTCCGCCGCCTCCGGGTACCTCCAGGTGCGCTGTGCCACGGGAGCGGCGTGGATCGACTTCGAGCTGGCGCCGCCGCCGCGCATCACGGGCATCAGCCCGTCGTCCGGCCCCTCCACCGGAGGGACGCGGGTGAGCCTCACCGGCACGGGCTTCGAGCCGGGTGCCACGGTGTCCTTCGGAGGGGTGGCGGCGAGCGGGGTCACCGTGGTGGATGCCGAGCACCTCAGCGCCACGACTCCAGCGCACGCGGTAGGGGTCGTGGACGTGGCGGTCTCCAACCCGAGCGGAAGCCGCACCACCCTGGGCGGAGGCTTCACGTACGAGAAGGCCCCCGCGCCGGTGCTCACGGGCGTCGCTCCGGGCTCCGGACCGACGCGGGGAGGGAGCGCGCTCACGCTCACGGGCTCGCGCTTCGTGGCGGGGGCCCGGGTGACCCTCGGCTCCGTCGAGGCCACCGATGTGACCGTCGTCAGTGCCAACACCCTCACCGCCACGGCTCCGGCGCACGCGGTGGGTGCCGTGGACGTGGCGGTCATCCACCCGGACGGGCAGTCCGCGGTGCTCGCGAAGGGGTTCACCTATCTGGCGCCACCCACGATTTCCTCCGTCACCCCGGATGAGGGCGAGAGCAACGGGGGCCAGCGCGTGACGATCTCCGGCTCGGGCTTCCGGACCGGCGTGAAGGTGCGCTTCGGTGGAGCGGAGGCCGCGGGCGTATCCGTCCTCGGTGACACCTCGCTCTCGGCCTTCACGCCGGTGCATGCCCCGGGCATCGTGGAGGTGGAGGTGGAGAACGCGGACGGGCAGTCGGCCACGCGGGGCGGTGGCTTCACGTACGTCGCCTCCAGTGGGCCGTACCTTGTGTCCGTGAACCCGAACACTGGCGTGTCCTCGGGTGGAGAGCCCTTCACCCTGCGCGGCGGATACTTCGCGCCCGGAGCCACCGTGAGCATGGGCGGCGCCAGCGCGACGAGCATCACCGTGGTCGATTCCACCACCCTCACCGGGAGCACGCCCGCGCATGCACCAGGGACGGTGGATGTGGTGGTGCGCAACCCGGACGGGCAGACGGCCACGCTCGGTGGCGCCTTCACCTACAGCCTGTCCCCGGCGCCAACAGTGACGGGGCTCGGCCCCAGCGAGGGCACGTCCAACGGTGGCACGCGGATCTTCCTCACCGGCAGGTACTTCGTCCCGGGCATCACGGTGCTCGTCGGCGGAGTGCCGGCCACGGAGGTCTACGTGAACGATGCCACGTCGCTCGCCGCGACCACGCCCGCGCATGCGCCGGGGACGGTGGACGTGGTGGTGCGCAACCCGGACGGGCAGACCGGCACCCTGGAGAACGGGTTCACGTACGTCGCGGCTCCCGCGCCAGGCGTCTCGGGCATCAGCCCTGGAAGTGGCCCGAGCTCCGGCGGGACGCGCGTCACGCTCACGGGGAGCCACTTCGCACCGGGTGCCACGGTGCTGATCGGCGGCGCGCGCGCCACCGAGGTGACGTGGGGGGCCTCCCACTCCCTCACCGCGACCACGAGCGCTCGGGCGGCGGGCACGGTGGACGTGGTGGTGAGGAATCCCGATGGGCAGCAGGCCACGCTGCCCGGGGCCTACACATACGAGCCCACGCCGGCGCCGACCCTGGCCGCCATCAACCCGGGGCACGGTCCCGCCACGGGAGGCACGCGCGTCACCCTCACCGGTGCCCACTTCGCGCCGGGGGCCCAGGTGCTCCTCGGGGACGTCGCGGCCCTGGCGGTGAGCGTGACCAGCGCGACGTCCCTCTCCGCGACCACATCCGCGCACGCGCCGGGCAAGGTGGACGTGGTGGTGCGCAACGCGGACGGACAGCGCGCCACCCTGACGGGGGCCTTCACCTACGACGTGCCGCCTCCGCCCACGGTCATCTCGGTGGCTCCGGGCAGTGGCCTCTCGACGGGCGGGGCGCGGGTGACCGTCACCGGGACTGGCTTCGGGCCGGGGGCCTCGGTGCGCTTCGGCGGCGGGACCGCCAGCGGCGTCACCGTCACCAGCGACACCTCGCTTTCCGCGATCCTTCCGCCACACACGCCGGGCAAGGTGGATGTGGTGGTGCGCAACACCGATGGGCAGGAGGGCGCCCTGCTCGGGGGCTTCACGTATGAGGCGGCTCCGGCCCCCAAGCTCATGTGGCTCTCTCCGGGACGCGGCTCGAGCAACGGAGGGACGATGGTGACGCTCAGCGGCGGCAATTTCGCGCCGGGCGCTCGCGTGACGTTCGGCGGTGTGGCGGCCCCGGTGGTGGAGGTGAACAGCCCGAGTTCCCTCACGGCCACCACGCCGCCCCATGCGGCGGGATGGGTGGCCGTCACCGTCTCCAATCCGGATGGGCAGGGGGCGACGTTGCCGGGGGCGTTCACCTATGAGGCGGCGCCTCCTCCGGTCCTCTCCTCCGTCTCGCCGGCCGCGGGCCCGTCGCGGGGCGGCACATCCGTCACCCTGCGGGGCTCGGGCTTCGCGCCGGGCGCCACCGTGCGCTTCGGAGGCGTGGCGGCCACCTCGGTGCTCGTGGTGAGCGGCACCTCCCTCAGTACCCTCTCGCCAGCCCACGCGCCGGGCCAGGTGGACGTGGAGGTCATCAACCCGGACGGGGCTCGGGCAGTCCAGGCGGGAGGCTTCCTCTACGAGGTGGACGGGCCCCCGACGATCTCCTCCGTCAGCCCCGACACCGGCTCCACGAAGGGAGGCACCGTCATCACCGTTCGCGGTATCAACTTCGCCTCCAACACCCGGGTGACACTCGGAGGGGCGGATGCCACGAACGTTGTCGTGGCCAGCCCGACCTCCCTCACGGCCACCACACCGCCCCACGCCACGCCGGAGACGGTGGATGTGTCCGTCCTCAACCCAGATGGGACCAACAGCCGTCTGGAGAAAAGCTTCACCTATACGGAGGAGCCACGGCCGGACGAGGGTGAAGACAATGGAGGGGGATGTGGAGGTTGCACGGGAGGCCCTGGCCTGCCGGGGATCGCGTCGTTCCTCCTGCTTGGCCTGACGCCGCGGCTACGCCGGAGGGTTTCGCGACGGTAG
- a CDS encoding class I adenylate-forming enzyme family protein produces the protein MSEQTDSAPAWVLAHAKAMPDAPAVDSPWTRLSYRQLAERMLSLAGHLRAAGVKRGERVLIALPLGCAAVVAGLAVQALGACAVELDRETSAASLEAILAQTGARHAFLFGQDARRWTARTQLTHLWVVHSARPPERMLGLLAPSACTWVQEDGSVDLEARAEALESPPPTPPEAHASIVYTSGSTGTPRGVIQTFGNIAANTRSIVEYLGLTSLDRAMLILPLHYCYGKSVLQTHLRVGGSVFLDPRFMYPSVVLEAMATEACTGFAGVPLTFELLRRQATPESLAKLNLRYLTQAGGGMAPETARWTREAFHPAELFVMYGQTEATARLSYLPPARAQRKAGSIGIAIPGVELRVVGEEGTPLPVGETGHLVARGANVTPGYLGAPEDTRSILRDGWLWTGDLAWRDADGFFFLVGRAKEILKIGGHRVSPAELEHTLARHPAVLEVAVVGVPDELGGEAAVAVVVLQPDTPLREESLRRFCRESLPAHKVPRHVMFTEALPRGPNGKVLKAELRTHVMSPVASFESRPSR, from the coding sequence ATGAGTGAGCAGACAGACTCCGCGCCCGCCTGGGTTCTGGCTCACGCGAAGGCCATGCCGGACGCCCCGGCGGTGGACTCACCCTGGACGCGGCTCTCCTACCGGCAGCTCGCCGAGCGCATGCTGTCACTGGCGGGGCACCTGCGCGCGGCGGGCGTGAAGCGTGGCGAGCGCGTTCTCATCGCCCTGCCCCTGGGCTGCGCGGCGGTGGTGGCGGGCCTGGCCGTGCAGGCGCTGGGCGCGTGCGCGGTGGAGTTGGACCGGGAGACGAGCGCCGCATCGCTGGAGGCCATCCTCGCGCAGACGGGCGCGCGGCACGCCTTCCTCTTCGGGCAGGATGCGCGGCGCTGGACGGCACGGACGCAGCTCACGCACCTGTGGGTGGTGCACTCCGCGCGTCCGCCAGAGCGCATGCTGGGGCTGCTGGCGCCCTCGGCATGCACGTGGGTCCAGGAGGACGGCTCGGTGGACCTGGAGGCACGCGCGGAGGCACTGGAATCGCCACCGCCCACGCCGCCGGAGGCGCACGCGTCCATCGTCTACACCTCCGGCAGCACGGGCACCCCTCGCGGCGTCATCCAGACGTTCGGCAACATCGCCGCGAACACGCGCTCCATCGTGGAGTACCTGGGGCTCACCTCGCTCGACCGCGCCATGCTCATCCTCCCGCTGCACTACTGCTACGGCAAGAGCGTCCTGCAGACGCACCTGCGGGTGGGCGGCTCGGTGTTCCTGGACCCGCGCTTCATGTACCCGAGCGTGGTGCTGGAGGCGATGGCCACGGAGGCATGCACGGGCTTCGCGGGCGTGCCGCTCACCTTCGAGCTGTTGCGGCGTCAGGCTACCCCGGAGTCGCTGGCGAAGCTGAACCTGCGCTACCTCACCCAGGCTGGCGGCGGCATGGCGCCGGAAACCGCGCGCTGGACACGCGAGGCCTTCCACCCGGCCGAGCTGTTCGTCATGTATGGCCAGACGGAGGCCACCGCGAGACTGAGCTACCTGCCCCCCGCGCGAGCCCAGCGGAAGGCGGGCTCCATCGGCATCGCGATTCCGGGCGTGGAGCTGCGCGTGGTGGGCGAGGAGGGGACGCCACTGCCCGTGGGCGAGACGGGCCACCTGGTGGCTCGCGGCGCCAACGTGACGCCGGGCTACCTGGGCGCTCCCGAGGACACGCGGTCCATCCTGCGCGACGGCTGGCTGTGGACGGGCGACCTGGCGTGGCGCGACGCGGACGGCTTCTTCTTCCTGGTGGGGCGTGCGAAGGAGATCCTGAAGATCGGCGGCCACCGGGTCAGTCCCGCCGAGCTGGAGCACACCCTCGCCCGGCACCCGGCGGTCCTGGAGGTGGCGGTGGTGGGCGTGCCGGACGAGCTGGGTGGCGAGGCGGCCGTCGCGGTGGTGGTGCTCCAGCCGGACACGCCGCTTCGCGAGGAGAGCCTGCGGCGCTTCTGCCGCGAGTCGCTTCCCGCCCACAAGGTCCCTCGCCACGTGATGTTCACGGAGGCGCTCCCGCGCGGGCCCAACGGCAAGGTCCTCAAGGCGGAGCTGCGCACGCACGTCATGTCCCCTGTCGCTTCCTTTGAATCGAGGCCATCGAGATGA